CGTAGGAGTCCGGGCCGGCCTCGGTCGTCCCGCTGCGGACGGTGAGGTTGCGGTCGCCGAACTGGGTCCGCAGCGATTCGACGGTCTCGTCGTCACTGTTGAACGCAGTCAGCGTCTTCTCGTGGTCTTCGACGCCACGAATCAGTTCAGTGAGCGACATTCGGGTCGGTAACATACACGCGCTAATCGCCTATATAACTGTGGGGTGGCCTCGCTCCTGCATGGTTAATCCTCCTTTATCACTATTAATCTGTGCTAATACTTCACGAATGCTTTTGGTAGCGGCAGTCCGAAGACGTGCAAGGCGTTTCGACGCCACCAACACTATGTCAGGAAACGAACTAATCTGGCGAATCGCAGGCGGTTCCGGAGACGGAATCGACTCGACGAGCCAAAACTTCACGAAGGCGCTGTTGCGCGCTGGACTGCACGTCTTCACGCATCGCCACTACCCGTCACGCATCCGCGGCGGCCACACCTACGTCGAGGTTCGGGCCCGCGACCAGCCGGTCAAGTCGCGCGGCGACGGCTACAACGTACTCCTCTCGCTCGGGGACTCCTTCGCTCGCAACCCACAGGAGGAAGCCTACTATGGCGACGAGGAGACGAAGCCGCTCACCGAGAACCTCGACGAGCTGCGTGAGGGTGGCATCATCATCTACGACTCGGGACTGCTCGACGAGGACGACCTCTCGGCGGACTTCGAGGAGCGCGCCGAGGCGAACGACTGGCACGTCTACCCCGTGGACCTGCGCGCCATCGCGAAGGAACACGGCCGCGAAGTGATGCGCAACACCGCCGGCGTCGGTATCACCGCCGGCATCCTCGGGCTCGACTTATCCTACTTCGAGGACCTCATGCGCGAGAGCATGCCCGACGAAATCTTCGAGCCGAACCTCGCCGTGCTCGAGGACGCCCACGAGCAGGTCGCGGAGATGGACCACGACCACGACATCGAACTGCCGGAAAACGAACACGAAAACGAACAGGTCCTGCTCTCCGGTTCGAACGCCATCGCCTACGGCGCGCTCGACGAGGGCTGTCGGTTCATCGCGGGCTATCCGATGACGCCGTGGACGGAAGTGTTCACGCTGATGAACAAACACCTCCCGAAGTTCGGCGGCGTCGCCGAGCAGGTGGAAGACGAGATCGCCGCCGCGGCCCTCGCCATCGGTGCCTCACACGCCGGCGCGAAGGCCATGTCCGGCTCCTCGGGCGGCGGCTTCGCGCTCATGTCCGAGCCGCTCGGTCTCGCGGAGATGACCGAGACGCCGCTCGTGTTAATCGAGGCCGCACGCGCCGGTCTCTCGACCGGGATGCCGACCAAGCCCGAGCAGGGCGACCTCGAACACGTCTTGTACACGAGTCAGGGCGACTCCAACCGCGTCGTCTTCGCGCCGGCGAACGTCGAGGAGGCGTACACACAGACGCGGAAGGCGTTCGAAATCGCGTACGGCTACCACATCCCCGCCATCGTCCTCTACGACCAGAAGCTGTCGGGCGAGCTCCGCAACGTCGACGCGGAGTTCTTCGACGAGGAGCCGAACCCCGACCTCGGGGCGACGCTCACCGAGGACGAAATCGCAGAGGCAGCCCACCACGCCTCCGGGAAGTTCCAGCGGTTCAAACACAACGTCGAGGACGGCGTCTCCCCGCGGTCGATTCCCGGCCAGAAGGGCGGCCGCTTCCTCGCGTCCGGCAACGAACACACGCCGGAGGGACACATCTCAGAGGACCCGAAAAACCGCGTCGCGCAGATGAACCGTCGCCTCCAGAAGATGGAGGCGATTCGCGACGACCTCGACGCCAACTCCAGCCACCAGACGTACTACGGCGACGAGGACGCCACCTACGGTATCATGACCTACGGCAGCCAGCAGGGCACCGTCGAGGAGGCCGTCGACCGGCTTCGCGCGAACGGCCACGACGTGAAGATGCTCGGGGTCTCCGACCTGATGCCGTACCCCGAGACGGACGTCCGCTCCTTCCTCGAATCGGTCGATGAGTGTCTCGTCGTCGAGATGAACACGACCGAGCAGTTCCGCGGACTCACCCAGAAGGAACTGGGCGAGTTCGGCCCGAAGCTGTCCAGCCTCCTCAAGTACAACGGCAATCCGTTCGAGCCGGCAGAGGTAGTGGAGGGATTCGAAGCGACCATCGACGACACGGAGTTCGAGCGCGAGACCGCTCGCTTCCAGCCGGCAGCAGGTGATTAAGTTATGAGTGCATTCAACGCAATCGGACAGAATCGCGAGGTCGATCAAAACGAGTTCACGCCCGAAATCGAGCCGCAGGCGACGTGGTGTCCGGGGTGTGGTGACTTCGGCGTCCTGAAGGCGCTGAAGGGCGCCGCCGCCGAACTGGGTCTCGACCCCGAGGAGATCCTCCTCGTCACGGGCATCGGCTGCTCGGGCAAGCTCTCCTCGTACTTCGAGAGCTACGGGTTCCACTCCATCCACGGCCGCTCGCTCCCGCTCGCGCGTGGCGCGAAGCTAGCCAATCCGAAGCTGACCGTCATCGCCGCCGGCGGTGACGGCGACGGCTACGGTATCGGCGGGAACCACTTCATGCACACCGCCCGCGAGAACCACGATATGACGTATATCGTGTTCAACAACGAGATTTTCGGGCTGACGAAGGGTCAGACATCCCCGACGAGCCCGAAGGGCCACAAGTCGAAGACCCAGCTCGAAGGCTCCGCGAAGGACCCGCTTCGACCGCTGTCGATGTCGCTGTCGGCCGGCGCGAGCTACGTCGCCCGCACCGCCGCGGTCAACCCGAACCAGGCAAAGGAAATCATCGTCGAGGCCATCCAGCACGACGGCTTCTCGCACGTGGACTTCCTCACCCAGTGTCCGACGTGGAACAAGGACGCAAAGCAGTACGTCCCCTACGTCGACATCCAGCAGAGCGAGGAGTACGACTTCGACATCACCGACCGCCGCGAGGCGGGCGAGGCGATGTACGAGACCGAATCCGCCCTCTACGAGGGAAAGGTGCTGACCGGTCGCTACTACAAGGACGAGAACCGCAAGGACTACCAGACGGAGAAGCTCGACCGCGGTTCGATGCCGGAACAGCCCATCGCCGAGCAGTACTTCGACGAGGACCACGAGTGGAAGCGGTCGCACGACCTGCTCGACGCTCACAAATAACGCACCGCACTTCTTTCAGCGCCGACCGCAACGGCGAAGTACCACACCCACGAGCTACCGGTATGAGCGACGACCACGACCACGACAGCGAGTACGCGACCGAGCGCACGACCGCCCCGCAGTCTGATTACACGAACCGAGAGGTCGCGGTCGGGGCCGTCGTCGCGGCCGTCGGCATCGGCATCACGTTCGGCGTCCCGCTGCTGCTCGCGTAACGCTACACCGAGACGGTGACGACGCCGTCGCTCTCGACGGTCGCCTCCTCGACGAACGGCTCTACACCGGCCAGCCAGACGACCGTCTCGGTCCCGACGCTCGTGAGTCGGTAATCCCCGCGGTCGCTGGTCCAACCCGCATCCTCGCGGGTCGCGCGCTCGTCCAACCACGCGCGAGCGACGGCTTCGAACTCACTCGCGTTCGCCGAATCGTCGAATCTGAGCACCCACGCGTAGCCACGATTCCCCGCAGGCGTCACGAAGTCGAGTCGCGTATCGCTCCCCCAGCCGGCGGCCGCCCGCGTCGCCGCGGATTCGTTGACCGCCGTCCCGAGTGCCGTCCGGACGAACAGCTCACCGAACCGCTGGTTCGACGCGCTCGCGAGCCACTCCGTCTCGCCGACCTCTGCGGTCAGTTCGCGCGGCCCCTCTCGCACGCCGGGATGGAGGAGCTGTTCGGTCGTCGTCGGTGGACGTTGATACACCGCGCCGAGTCGGGCCGGGTCATCGATTCGCGCGGCGACGTGCTCGTAGCCGAGGGCGTAGGCTGCGGCCGTGAGTCGCCCGCGTCCCGTCGAGTTGCGGTACAGTCGCGCGGCGTCGTCCGCTGGCGAGACGCCCGTCTCGATGTACTGCTCCCAGTAGGCGTTCGCGCCGAACACCGCAGCCCCCTCGATAGCCCCGTTGCTCGCGAGTCGCCCGTCGAGCGTGTAGTCGGTCGCGCCCCGAACCGCACCGATGGCGTTCTCGCGGAACTGCACGGTGTGAACGTACTCGTGGGCCAGGATCGACTCCACCCGCGAGTCACCGAGTATGGCCGCGTTGACGTTCACCGTCGAGGGGCGGGCGACGTACGCCGCGACGGTCCCGCCCGCGTCCGAGTCACTGCTCGACAGCCCGAACAGGTCGTAAAACGAGCCGGAGTCGTTGACCGACATCGGCGAGGTGGACTGTCCGCCGAGCGTCCGGATGCGGATGCGCTCGGGACCCTGTGCCGACGTGTCCAGCAGTCTCGCCATCCGGTCGTACACCTGCCCGGCGTTGAATTCGAGTCGCCCGCCCGTGACCTCGATACCGCCCGAGTCGTACGAGGTTGGCGTCTCGCTCCGGCTGTCTGTTTCCGGGGTCGGCGTCGCAGTTCTCGCGTCCGGGTCCGGCGTGGGTGTCGTCTCGGGTGCGGGGGTCGCCGTCGGCCCGCTGTAGCCGACAGTACAGCCCGTGAGCGCGAGACAGACGACGAGAAGCAGCGTCGGCAGGCGGCGAGTACGCATGCAGGAAAGTAGTCGCGGAGTCGACTAAAACGTTCGTTCAGTCGAGGGTTCGGGTGATGTGGCCGCGCGTCTCGGCGATTGCGTCGCTCGCGTATTCGAGGCGCTCTCCGGCGACTGACACCGACAGCGTCCCCGAGTCGTCGCTCGTCCCGAGTTCCGTGACCGGTACGTCGCCGACGGTCTCGCGCACTGTCTCGGGGTCGGTCGTCTCGACGACGGCCCGACCCGGCAGCTCAGAGAAGAGTCGCTCCTCGGCGAGCGCGTCACCGTCGAGCGTGACGGTCACACCGGCGTCGTCGGTGACCATCTCCGCGAGCGCGACACCCAAGCCCCCGTGACTCACGTCGTGGACAGCGGTCGTCGTGGACTGGTTCGCCACGGTCGCGAGCGCGTCGACGACGGCCGCCGGGTCCTCGGGGAAGGTCGGGAACGCGTCTTCGCCTCCGTGGCTGGCGAGATACTGGCTCCCGCCGAGGGTGCCCGACAGTTCGCCGACGAGCAACAGCGTTCCGTCGCCCGAGAGGTCGGTCCCGGGGGCATCGTACCCGTCCTTCGAGCCGACGACGGCGAGTGTCGGCGTCGGGGGAATCGGGCCGGTCGCGGAGTCGTTGTACAGCGAGACGTTCCCGCCGACGACGGGCGTATCGAGCGTCGAACACATCTCCGCGAGCCCGTCGACGATACCGCGGAAGCCACCGTACACGTCGGGCTTCTCGGGGTTACCGCCGTTGAGGCAGTCGACCGCCGCGAGCGGGCGGGCACCCATCGCGGCGAGGTTGGTCGCGTTCTCCAAGGCGACGGCGCGGGCACCCTCGTAGGGCGCGGCGTCGGTCCAGTTCGGGTCGGCTCCGGCGGAGATGGCGACCCCGCGGCCGGCGTCGCGAATCGCGACGAGCGCGGCGTCGTCGCCGGGGCGCTTCGCCGTCCGGTTGCCGACCTCGTGGTCGTACTGGCGGTACACCCACTCCTTCGAAGCGGTGTTCGGGTGGGCGAGCACCGCCTCGAACGCGTCCGCGAGGTCGGTGTCGGGGAGGTCGCGCGACTGTGGCTCCGGCTCGACCGACTCGAGGTCGTTCATCGGCGCGCCGTCGGCGAGATACTTCGCCGGCGCGTCCACGACCGTCTCGCCCTCGAAGGTGCAGACGTAGTTCCCGTCCGTGACCTCACCGATGACCGAACAGCCGAGGTCGAACCGATCGGCGATGTCGGCGACCGCCTCGGTGTCCTCGGGACGAACTTCGTACACCATCCGTTCCTGGCTCTCCGCGAGCAGGATTTCGAGCGCGTTCATGTTCGGTTCGCGCTGGTGGACCGTTCCGAGGTCGATATCCGCACCCTTCCCGCCCTTCGCGACGAGTTCGGAGGATGCGCCACCGAGGCCCGCCGCGCCGAGGTCGCGCGCCGACTGGACCAGCGACTCGTCGACGAGTCGTTCGTTCGCCTCGATGAGCAGCTTCTCGGCGTACGGGTCACCCACCTGCACGGCGGGCCGGTCCTCCGTTTCGGCGTCCTCGGCGAGGTCCTCGCTGGCGAACGACGCGCCGCCGAGACCGTCTCGTCCGGTCGCGTTGCCGAACAGGACGAGCTTGTTGCCCGCTTCCTGCGCCTCGGCCGTGACGAGGCGCTCGTCGTCCACGACGCCGACGCAGGCGACGTTGACGAGCGGGTTCCCCTCGTAGCCGTCGTGGAAGGCCACGCTGCCCGTCACCGTCGGCACGCCGATACAGTTGCCGTAGTGACTGATACCCTCGACGACGCCCTCGAAGAGATACTGTGAGTGCTCGCGGTCGAAGTCACCGAAGTAGAGCGAATCGGCCAGCGCGACGGGATACGCGCCCATCGAGAGGGTGTCGCGGACGATGCCGCCGACGCCGGTGGCCGCGCCGTCGAACGGGTCGACGTACGAGGGGTGATTGTGGCTCTCGATACCGAACGTGAGGTAGGTGTCCTCGTCGAGCGCGACGACGGCCGCGTCGTCGCCCGGCCCGACCACCACGTCGTCGGACTCGCTGTCGAACGCGGACAACAGGGGTCGCGAGGAGCGGTACGCGCAGTGTTCACTCCAGAGGTTCTCGAACAGGGCGGCTTCCGCTGGCGTCGGCTCGCGACCCAGCTCCGCGACGACGAGGTCGTGGTCCGATGGCGAGAGGCTCATTCATCTGGATGCTGACTCGGCGGTGTAAAATCCCTTTCCATATGCACGAACGTGTCACCCGGGACCGGGGCGCTTTTGCGCGCGTGTCTCGTCGTGTCGGATGTGTTACGGGCCGAACTCCACTGTCACTCCTCGCTGTCGTACGACGGACGCGACCCGGTGGAGATGTTACTCGCACAGGCGGAGGCCGTCGGACTCGACGTGCTCGCCGTCACGGACCACGACGAAATCGACGCCAGCCTCGCCGCCGCCGAGCGCGCCGAGGAGTACGGACTCGTCGGCATCCCTGGCATGGAGGTGACGAGCGAGGCGGGTCACGTCCTCGCGCTCGGTATCGAGGAGCTGATTCCGCCCGGTCTCTCCTTCGTCGAAACCCTCGACCG
This portion of the Halosegnis longus genome encodes:
- a CDS encoding 2-oxoacid:acceptor oxidoreductase subunit alpha; this encodes MSGNELIWRIAGGSGDGIDSTSQNFTKALLRAGLHVFTHRHYPSRIRGGHTYVEVRARDQPVKSRGDGYNVLLSLGDSFARNPQEEAYYGDEETKPLTENLDELREGGIIIYDSGLLDEDDLSADFEERAEANDWHVYPVDLRAIAKEHGREVMRNTAGVGITAGILGLDLSYFEDLMRESMPDEIFEPNLAVLEDAHEQVAEMDHDHDIELPENEHENEQVLLSGSNAIAYGALDEGCRFIAGYPMTPWTEVFTLMNKHLPKFGGVAEQVEDEIAAAALAIGASHAGAKAMSGSSGGGFALMSEPLGLAEMTETPLVLIEAARAGLSTGMPTKPEQGDLEHVLYTSQGDSNRVVFAPANVEEAYTQTRKAFEIAYGYHIPAIVLYDQKLSGELRNVDAEFFDEEPNPDLGATLTEDEIAEAAHHASGKFQRFKHNVEDGVSPRSIPGQKGGRFLASGNEHTPEGHISEDPKNRVAQMNRRLQKMEAIRDDLDANSSHQTYYGDEDATYGIMTYGSQQGTVEEAVDRLRANGHDVKMLGVSDLMPYPETDVRSFLESVDECLVVEMNTTEQFRGLTQKELGEFGPKLSSLLKYNGNPFEPAEVVEGFEATIDDTEFERETARFQPAAGD
- a CDS encoding thiamine pyrophosphate-dependent enzyme, producing the protein MSAFNAIGQNREVDQNEFTPEIEPQATWCPGCGDFGVLKALKGAAAELGLDPEEILLVTGIGCSGKLSSYFESYGFHSIHGRSLPLARGAKLANPKLTVIAAGGDGDGYGIGGNHFMHTARENHDMTYIVFNNEIFGLTKGQTSPTSPKGHKSKTQLEGSAKDPLRPLSMSLSAGASYVARTAAVNPNQAKEIIVEAIQHDGFSHVDFLTQCPTWNKDAKQYVPYVDIQQSEEYDFDITDRREAGEAMYETESALYEGKVLTGRYYKDENRKDYQTEKLDRGSMPEQPIAEQYFDEDHEWKRSHDLLDAHK
- a CDS encoding DUF7550 family protein — encoded protein: MSDDHDHDSEYATERTTAPQSDYTNREVAVGAVVAAVGIGITFGVPLLLA
- the purL gene encoding phosphoribosylformylglycinamidine synthase subunit PurL, whose translation is MSLSPSDHDLVVAELGREPTPAEAALFENLWSEHCAYRSSRPLLSAFDSESDDVVVGPGDDAAVVALDEDTYLTFGIESHNHPSYVDPFDGAATGVGGIVRDTLSMGAYPVALADSLYFGDFDREHSQYLFEGVVEGISHYGNCIGVPTVTGSVAFHDGYEGNPLVNVACVGVVDDERLVTAEAQEAGNKLVLFGNATGRDGLGGASFASEDLAEDAETEDRPAVQVGDPYAEKLLIEANERLVDESLVQSARDLGAAGLGGASSELVAKGGKGADIDLGTVHQREPNMNALEILLAESQERMVYEVRPEDTEAVADIADRFDLGCSVIGEVTDGNYVCTFEGETVVDAPAKYLADGAPMNDLESVEPEPQSRDLPDTDLADAFEAVLAHPNTASKEWVYRQYDHEVGNRTAKRPGDDAALVAIRDAGRGVAISAGADPNWTDAAPYEGARAVALENATNLAAMGARPLAAVDCLNGGNPEKPDVYGGFRGIVDGLAEMCSTLDTPVVGGNVSLYNDSATGPIPPTPTLAVVGSKDGYDAPGTDLSGDGTLLLVGELSGTLGGSQYLASHGGEDAFPTFPEDPAAVVDALATVANQSTTTAVHDVSHGGLGVALAEMVTDDAGVTVTLDGDALAEERLFSELPGRAVVETTDPETVRETVGDVPVTELGTSDDSGTLSVSVAGERLEYASDAIAETRGHITRTLD